The DNA sequence ctccagtgggttgattCGAATCGGGtgaagctagactattgggtacagacttggttcaagatgccttgtaaaaggttaaatttattgaggatcgacttcgtatagcacaATCTacacaaaagagttatgcggatcggaaggttcatgatgttgcattcatggttggtgagcgggtcttgctccaggtttctcctatgaagggtgttatgaggttcgggaagaaaggcaagttgagccctaggtatattggaccttttgagattcttgagagagttggagaggtggcttaaaaacttgcactaccacctagtctctctgcagttcatccggtatttcatgtttctatgctccagaagtatcacggtgatctgtttCATGTGtgagacttcagttcagttcagttggacaaggatctatcttatgttgaggaaccagtggttgttttggacaggcaggttcgaaagttgaggtcaaagaacattgcttctgtgaaggtgcagtggagaggctaaCCAgaaggagaagctacttgggagactgagcgggagttgctgaacaaatatccacacctatttgagactccaggtatatttctagacctgttcgaggatgaacgcttgtttaagagggggaggatataacaaCCCGGCCAGTTGTTTTAAACTTTTTGGCTCGtctccctatttactgctcattgtGTACTTTATAAGGGATATATGACTTGCCAGAGTAGTTGGTTTAGGTCCGATGagggttttagaatgaattggaacacttagttccaaagtttaaaacttatgttgaaaaggttggctggatatcgacctatgtgtaaacttagcatttacactcctttcaactatttcaagtcttgaataacttcctacgaggtattatgacttatgtgaattgtcggttttggttttaagatatttcggagttagcttggaagaatgaatttcatgttggaagcttaagttgaaatagttgaccggatatttacttatgtgtaaacgaccccggaatagagttttgatgcttccaatagctccgtatggtgattttggacttagaagcatgtccgggaaattatttggaggtcgatagaggaattaggcttgaaatgacgaaagttgaatttttaggaagtttgaccagagagttgactttttgatatcagagtcaaaatctgattctaaaaattttaataggtccactatgtcatttatgacttgtgtgcaaaatttgaggtcaattggacgttatttgataggttccggcgtcgtttgtggaaacttgaaatttcgaagttcattaggcttgaatttgggtatgaatcatggttttagcgttgtttgtttgaggtgatttgagggttcgactaagttcgtatgatgttatgggacttaacggtatgtttggttgaggtcccggggacctcgggtgagtttcggatggttaacgaatcaatttTGGCCTTGGCCTTCCAGCTGAAGAATGTtggttttctgtcactggtttccttctacgcgatcgcatgaaaatgtccgcgatcgcataggcttgatGAGGTAGTGTCAATTTTACACTATGCGATCGTGTGAGATCAACTGCTATTGCGTAGGTTGGGCTAGtctgtgctatgcgaacgcgtgggagAGGCCGCGTTCGCATAGGGGAACATGAGAGGAAGCTAGGCCACGTGTTTGCTATATGCGATTGCGTGAAGAGGAATGTGATTGCATAGAGTTGGCATGTTGTGCATCACGTTTCCGTGAAGgcaaccgcgatcgcgtagggtcttTTCTGGGCACTGGAAaactatgcttcgcgatcgcgtgtgtttGTCCACGATCGCGTCCCATTTTCTATTCTTGAcagatttgagctcgggaagaagCAGTTTTCGggtgtttttcaagaaaaataacggggtaagtgttcttaactcaatattgattaaattacccgaattcatggttgtttctatcatttattgggtgaatcaagttggaaaatttagaaaaagcCCTCTTGgcttaaattgaagatttgagggtcgagttgaggtctgattttggtaaaattgatatggttagactcgtggttgaatgggctttcggattttataacttttgtcggattccaatacatgggccccacgggcgatgtttAAGCTAAATTACGGATGTTTatagaaaattagcattttcttatggaattaattccaataaattttattaactgtATCGAATTCCACTggcgagtggttgagctgttatgACGAGTTGAGTATCTGTTGCCTCAgcggctgtacttgcttttcatttgttgttacacttagttgttatctgccattgatgtgaaattctctgaaagattttatatccggattacatgaacttgaactgtataaaactgatttgacttaaactttttggaattgaaagcatgtctactctctactggaattattgaaaataaactgtaactgtgtagctcgtcattatcttcagttccttatttattatgattatttgttgagttggttgtactcatactacctcttgcacttcatgtgcagatccgggtattcccggacatagcaagtattgattctctcgcacagttgattttttggagattcagaggtagctgccatgtttcgcagaccttgtctctctttccctatctccttgttactGTATTTGGCCTCAGATTATCacagaccgtattttccagacttgtattcatattagatgctcatgtactcagtgacaccagattttggggagtgttcgtatcagtatttgtgggattttatattgtatttacatattatattttcaaacttaagagaaattatgatttattgagattatcgccttgcctagtattgagataggcgccatcacgataggttgggattttgggtcgtgacactatcctAGAAAGACGCAAATTTTCACTCtcttgattttttttgtttttatagtTGGTTACATGGCCCCTCATATTGGTCGTCATTTCCAAGACTCTATTAGCAATGTCCATGGGTCAATATTGAGGGATGAGATAGAGAAGGAGTGTATTAGGAAAGAGATTATTGCATAAGAGGTTGCTCGAAGGCGCGTGTTGGAGTTGGAAGTAAGAAGAGGGCTAACAGAATCATCATCTCTAACTCCACAAGGTAGGGGTAGGTAACGTGTGCGTATATATTACCCTTCCAGACCTCACATTGTGAGAATACATTAGGTATGTTGTTGTATCCGTCGAATTCTCACCctcaatttattttttattttttatttttatagttaGTTAGTTACATGGGCTCTCATATCGGTCAGTCGTCGTCATTCAATTATTTTCAAGATTCTACTAGCAATGCGTGTGAGGCAATATTGAGGAAAGAGATAGAGGAGCGTATTAGGGAAGAAATTATTGCTGAAGAAGTTGCTCGAAGGCGCGTGTTAGAATTAGAAGTAAGAAGAGAGCTTATGATGGAAGCAATGTTGAGAGGAGATAGATTTGCTTCATTCAGTAGTTTTTTCCCAAGTCTTCCATTATTGAAGCAACAGGCTGAGGAGAAGTTGGGAATGAGTGTCTCTATATCTGAATCGGGTGCTAGACACGGGGGCGGCTCAAGGATATGCGAGCCTAAGGTCAAAATTTAATATGGggcctaaatttttaaaagatagTTATAACATACgttttatttgaaatatattcttctaactttttgaaatacaaagttgttaataatcttttttataatcgattttcTCTAATTATCTTtattcaattgataatatagtcAGCTCATTTAATTTTTCTTGAGATATTGTTGATATTAGATAATATTTTATAGAGCAATAGAAGTATAGAATTATTGGAAGCTTAAAAGGATTGTTGAACAGTGGAGATAATGAAATTTTGTAGAAAGAAAGTGAGTAATGAAATATTGGAGAAAGAAGGTGAGTAAGAATATTAAAGAGAAAGACAAAAAATATATAGGGGTTTCTGAAATATAAAGAGATTggagaaaagaaaaattaacTTGAACATATTAAGAAAGGGAAAgtgaatttttgtatatattatcTAATGAAGGAGTAAAACTGAAACGTTGCGAAAACTATTCATCTATCCATTTTTAAATATGtcaaattattactttatttacATATCTAAAgagttctattttttttttatattaaaaactctaattttgtattaaaaagtactaaatattatttttcaaataactaTAAACCTATTCTTTTTTAAAAATGGGGCCCCCCAAATTTGGGGGTCTAAGGCATATGCCTTACCCCTCATCACGTTAGAGCCGGCCCTGAGTCATCAAGACATGGAACAAACTTCAGATGTTGTGCCTTTTAAGCACCGTGCTGTGGAACCCAACGTTTCAACATTGAAGCATGTTCTTGTTCCAAAGAACCAGAGTGCAAAGGTGGAGATTTCGCAATTGCAGCCCTCATTAGAACCTGAATTAAGCATATATATAGTTCGTAGTCTTTTTCGTACTGGTCCAGTATACATTATACTTTATAAATAAGATTTATTTTTTCTATAAGTAAGTCCATAATATATGTTAAAAAGAGAAAAGTATCATAATattagaaaagtaaaaaaaaatggtTGATAAGTTAGAGGGGCTAAATTTGAGAAATATGGTTGAGTGACTTTCTTAGTGTTACAGACATAGTTAATTGATTTTCTCTGTTTCTTTGAATGGACAAAGTGGGAGTTAGAATGTGCGAGTTTGTGCTTTATTAGTTCAAAATATGTTGCAAGTTAAGTTGATACGTATGTAATCTATTTTCTATATACTTTCATCTAACTTATACAAAGTGTTTAGTGTTTCTTAGAATGTTTAGTGTTTCTTAGAAAAATCCACACTTCCTTCCCATGGAGTCTTTATTTTCATACTGCTTACCCTTCACTCATAATGTTGATGAATGTTTATCGAGTCCTATTAGCTCATGGCAGGAATTATCCACGTGATCTCAAAGATTCTTCAGAATTTTGGTGCTAATTACCAAATACCTTATTTAATGTTCAACATTGTTTGAGGCTCATCTAAGTGATTAACACGTTGAACGCATTGAAATGTGTTTTTTCAATATGGATGTCAGACAAGGGGCCTTTCAACTAGTTATTCCTGATATTGGTCTTCTGTATGTCGGGACAATTAAATTATAATGGTAGATGCAACTATTTTGGGCTTTGATTTTCATCTGTGGGTTCATCTGAAGTAGGCCACCTTGTTTGAGTACATCAGCCATTAGCTTTATATTCATAGGGCGACATTATGCATATATAGCTATAAACTATGTTTTAACTAAATATAAAAATTTTTGTAGCTAAACACTTTAGCCACAAATATTTTTTCCGTAGCATTCATAGCAAGAAGTGGTGTAACTAAAAGTTAGCTACAAACTTTATATGACCCATGGCTAAGGACTAATACTTATTGCTATGGAGATTTTCTGTGTTCTAGCTGTGATGATAATACATTCTTGGCACAGAAAAGATGATTATAGCAATAATTTCATTCTTTTGCCACGACAAATAAAATGTATAGCTATCTTTATTTTGTAGCTACAAAGTGTTGTATTGTAGCAAAAGATTTAATTTGTTTGTCACGTAACTTTAAATTTTGTGGCTATTTCTATAGCTTAGTTTCGTAGCAATAGTACTCGTATTCAGCTACGGATAAAATATTCATAGCAATGAATTGAAGTATTTTCCACAAATCATTTCTTATTGTTGCTAAAAATTCATACTTTTAGCCATGAAATATATCTTATTAtagcaaaatattttctttatttgctatgaaaagtaaaaatatgtaGCCATGTTCGTGATACgtagcaattatatatatatatatatatatatatatatatatatatatatatatatatatatatatatatatatatatgtttagcTACAAATTAAAAATGCATAGCTAAATTCCATTCTTTTTTGCCACAAAACACAAAATTGTTGCAAAAGATCTTCTTCATTTGCTATGAAAATAAAAATGTATAGCCATATTTATATTATGTGACTATTGTATATATGTTTTGCTACGATTCAAAAATCCATAGCTACTAATTGAGAATTTTGCCTCGGATACTATTAGCCACAATAATTCATATAATGTaggtaagaaattatttttggcaTGAAATATACCTTCAATTGTAATTATTTAATAaatgaaatattaaaaaaaaattaataaatgttCAACAATATCATTCAAAATAGTGGAATATTATTTTACTCAAACATATCAATACACTTTTACAAAAGAAATAGTAATTATTCATGTCCCCGTCAATTTTGATGCTTCCATCACTACTCCACAACCTGCAAcaacaattaaaaaaataaattatacttGTTAATAAGAATAATATTCTGTAAGGATGATATAAAAAGATATTAGTAAGTAGTATAATAAGTTACTTACGATCTGATTTGCATCATTTGGCTGACGATTTTGAGCTGCAAGCATCATTGGGAATCTTTTTTCCCATCGTTTTTCTATCTCCACTAGTTTATTATCAGTTTCTTTCTTGATTTCTTCACCGTTTTCATCAACTTCCCTTTTAACTTATTCGACTTGTTTCTTAGCTTCCCTTTTAACTTCTTCCACACACTCATTTGCTTCTTTTCTGGTCAATTCTACTTACTTTATAAGTTGTGTCTTTGTTGGTCTACCTCCAAAATATTTACTGATATTCTTTCCGGGACCATATGCTCGAAGATATCTATTTTTTTCTACCCCAAGTACTTTCTCAaagatatcatcatcatttaaagAAATTTCTCCTTCTTTCTGCTGCTCTTTTAATTGGTCAAATTGAACCTACAATCAATAATGCAAATTAATTAAACATAATTGCAAATGTATATTCTAAAaggaaataaatataaaatagaaCACATTGACATTACAATGACATCTTGTTGGAAAGCATcaacttgttttcctttttttctcttgCGAGATTCCAAAAAAACTTCAACACGAGATGGAGCTTTTCCATTTTTTTTCTCCTGTGAAAATAATAATCATTTTCATTAATTGAATAAGATATGTGAATATAATTCTTATAACTTTGTTCTAAAAAATTTCATGTTGTTCATACCATTTTGTATCTAAGTCTTGCATAACTTTTGGTCCCACTATATGGACGCAAAGAACGTTTCGATCTATTTGCCTTGTTTTGCGTGCTTTTCTTCTgaacaaaagttaaaaaaataattaataatattagtTTCTACAGCttataataatttaaaagaatAAATAGATCAGTTAAAATACCTGAAAGTCAACATCACTCCAAAGGTTGACCAAATATTTCCATTCATCTATAGTGAGAAGTTTAGGCTTATTCTGTAAGCGAAGTTATAAGTTTCTTTTAAATCGAAATACTTATTTTTCAACTTGTGCCTATAGTCTCTGTAGAGGTCACTCATATGACCAAGAATTGCACCTTTTCTTCCCTCGGAGACATCAAAATTAAACGTTTCctataaaaaataaaacataCCATTATAAAAGTTAGAACTAGTGATTTAAAACCAAACTTGCTTAGTATCTCAGATTGTCAATCCatcaaaaattaaagaaaattataaaCTTTATTAGTTTACTAATTTTCTTACCAAGATAATGTCCCACATGTGGTCGATCTTGTCTTGTTCTATTTCTTTCCAACCATTTACTTTTAATGGGCAACAAGTTCGGCTTCTCACTGTTTGACCCAAAAACCAAGTGAAATCGGTTGCATTCTCACCAATAGCTTGGTAATCTTCATCAAATTGAACAACCAATTTTTGTCCTTCCTGTAAATTGATTATCTTCACGCATCGTGTAGGCCCTCTGATTTTTCTTTTCGCAATGTTAGGGCCTACATttaaatattacataaatataCTTCAAGTAAAAATATCGAAAGAATTGACAAAGatcaataaaagaaaaagaataccTGTTGAATTTGTTGATTCATGTTTTTCCACAACCGTTTCACTCACTTGTTCAGACGAGTTCACATTAAACTATTTTCTTTGAGAAAAGAActcataaaaatattattttttcggAGTGTATAAATATCAATTCACTTATCCTTATGCTTCTCATAACTAAAAAGCATATTCTTAACATTTGAATCATCACGATATTCTACTAACCCATCACAATCACTGATAACTCTATTACCTCTTAAATAAACAAACTTATCTCCCTCAAGAAAATTGAAGTTACAAAGCTTTTTCATTTCATCAAGCAGATCAAAGAAAGCTGTGAAATCAATATCAATGTTTGCTTTCACCACTTACATATTTTCTGAAAGGAGAAAATATAAAATGACCACCATAATGGAAGCTAAATTCCAATTCTCTTGTCATGTTCATGTTTCCtaaaaaattcataatataaGTTATCTAGATGATTAAACAAACACAAAATATTGTTTAATTGAAAAGgaattaataaagaattcaataTTTTATAAAAGCTTTATTGCAGTTACCCGAATAAACATCTTCTTCCATATGTTATGTGGGCAAATCTTCTGTAACAGATGCCTTCTTGGAACTTTTCGGAGGTTCGTCTCATGATCATCAGTTAATCGATTATTTCTTTTTCGAAGATCAttttgtaatgactcgaccgtcgttttgagtattacaatcttaTTTTCCTATTTACTACTTCatttgtactttacagttattgtgtgaattgccggggtaattggttcgggtccggtaaagttttggaatgaattggaacacttagtttcaaggtttaaagcttaagttaaaatagtgatcgggtgtcgacttatgtgtaaacgacctcggaatggagttttgataatttcaatagctccgtatggtgattttggacttaggagcgtgtccggaaaattatttggaggtacgcagtggaatttagcttgaaatgccgaaagttgaatttttgggaagtttgaccgggggttcactttttgatatcagggtcggaatatgattttgaaaattggaataggtccctaatgtgaaatgtgacttgtgt is a window from the Nicotiana tomentosiformis chromosome 10, ASM39032v3, whole genome shotgun sequence genome containing:
- the LOC138899726 gene encoding uncharacterized protein; protein product: MEEDVYSAFFDLLDEMKKLCNFNFLEGDKFVYLRGPNIAKRKIRGPTRCVKIINLQEGQKLVVQFDEDYQAIGENATDFTWFLGQTVRSRTCCPLKVNGWKEIEQDKIDHMWDIILNKPKLLTIDEWKYLVNLWSDVDFQKKSTQNKANRSKRSLRPYSGTKSYARLRYKMEKKNGKAPSRVEVFLESRKRKKGKQVDAFQQDVIVQFDQLKEQQKEGEISLNDDDIFEKVLMRAAIAKSPPLHSGSLEQEHASMLKRWVPQHGA